A window of the Serratia sarumanii genome harbors these coding sequences:
- a CDS encoding flagellin FliC: MAQVINTNSLSLMAQNNLNKSQSSLGTAIERLSSGLRINSAKDDAAGQAISNRFTANIKGLTQASRNANDGISLAQTTEGALNEVNDNLQNIRRLTVQSQNGSNSASDLQSIQDEISQRLSEINRISEQTDFNGVKVLSSDQKLTIQVGANDGETIDIELKDINAKTLGLEKFSVADGIDKSKVAATAPATVKTGTSVAINTGTVKADTKDITGYEKVGDDVFAINTDGDYYKATFDKATGDLKSVGTKEATKPTGGTAVTSIEKEVAPTGPDAANLRSYDSGKSYVIQEGTGADAKYFKATVDASGKVTKGAEQSTEPKTADPLATLDKALSQVDSLRSSLGAVQNRFDSVINNLNSTVNNLSASQSRIQDADYATEVSNMSRANILQQAGTSVLAQANQSTQNVLSLLR, from the coding sequence ATGGCACAAGTAATCAACACTAACAGCCTGTCGCTGATGGCGCAGAACAACCTGAACAAATCTCAGTCTTCTCTGGGCACTGCGATTGAGCGTCTGTCTTCCGGTCTGCGTATCAACAGCGCGAAAGACGATGCTGCGGGTCAGGCTATCTCCAACCGTTTCACTGCAAACATCAAAGGCCTGACTCAGGCTTCTCGCAACGCCAACGACGGTATCTCCCTGGCGCAGACCACTGAAGGCGCACTGAACGAAGTTAACGACAACCTGCAGAACATCCGTCGTCTGACCGTACAGTCTCAGAACGGTTCCAACTCTGCCAGCGACCTGCAGTCCATCCAGGACGAGATCTCTCAGCGTCTGTCTGAAATCAACCGCATCTCCGAGCAGACCGATTTCAACGGCGTGAAAGTGCTGAGCTCAGATCAGAAACTGACCATCCAGGTTGGCGCGAACGACGGCGAAACCATCGATATCGAACTGAAAGACATCAACGCTAAAACGCTGGGTCTGGAAAAGTTCAGCGTGGCTGATGGCATTGATAAATCCAAAGTAGCTGCAACCGCACCTGCTACCGTGAAAACCGGCACCAGCGTGGCTATCAACACCGGCACCGTTAAGGCTGATACTAAAGACATCACCGGCTACGAAAAAGTGGGTGACGATGTATTCGCTATCAACACGGATGGTGACTACTACAAAGCAACTTTCGATAAAGCGACCGGCGATCTGAAATCTGTTGGCACCAAAGAAGCCACTAAACCAACTGGCGGCACTGCGGTAACCAGCATTGAGAAAGAAGTGGCTCCTACTGGCCCTGATGCGGCTAACCTGCGCTCTTACGACAGCGGTAAATCTTACGTGATCCAGGAAGGTACCGGTGCCGATGCCAAATATTTCAAGGCGACCGTAGACGCTTCCGGTAAAGTGACCAAGGGCGCTGAGCAGTCCACCGAGCCAAAAACTGCCGACCCGCTGGCGACCCTGGACAAAGCGCTGTCTCAGGTTGACTCCCTGCGTTCTTCCCTGGGTGCGGTACAGAACCGTTTCGATTCTGTTATCAACAACCTGAACAGCACCGTTAACAACCTGTCCGCTTCTCAGTCCCGTATTCAGGATGCCGACTACGCGACCGAAGTGTCCAACATGAGCCGCGCCAACATCCTGCAACAGGCTGGCACCTCTGTTCTGGCACAGGCTAACCAGTCTACTCAGAACGTTCTGTCCCTGCTGCGTTAA
- the putA gene encoding trifunctional transcriptional regulator/proline dehydrogenase/L-glutamate gamma-semialdehyde dehydrogenase, producing MGTTTMGVKLDEATRDRIKSAAQRIDRTPHWLIKQAIFNYLERLESGTDIPEIPALAAAGQPEADDIMPQAQEESHQPFLDFAEQILPQSVTRAAITAAYRRPETEAVPMLLEQARLPADLAQATHKMAYGIAEKLRNQKSANGRAGMVQGLLQEFSLSSQEGVALMCLAEALLRIPDKPTRDALIRDKISNGNWHSHLGRSPSLFVNAATWGLLFTGKLVSTHNEANLSRSLNRIIGKSGEPLIRKGVDMAMRLMGEQFVTGETIAEALANARKLEDKGFRYSYDMLGEAALTEADAQAYLVSYQQAIHAIGKASNGRGIYEGPGISIKLSALHPRYSRAQYERVMEELYPRLLSLTLQARQYDIGINIDAEEADRLEISLDLLEKLCFEPQLAGWNGIGFVIQAYQKRCPFAIDAVIDMAQRSRRRLMIRLVKGAYWDSEIKRAQMDGLEGYPVYTRKVYTDVSYLACARKLLSVPNLIYPQFATHNAHTLSAIYHLAGNNYYPGQYEFQCLHGMGEPLYEQVVGKVADGKLNRPCRIYAPVGTHETLLAYLVRRLLENGANTSFVNRIADATLPLDELVADPVSAVEALAASEGQIGLPHPRIPLPRELYGEKRTNSSGLDLSNEQRLASLSSALLTSASHPWRAEPIIDAELDQGVEQPVINPAEPGDVVGYVREATEGEVSRALDAAAAAGPIWFATPPTERAAILERAAELMESQLQSLLGILVREAGKTFNNAIAEVREAVDFLHYYAGQVRDDFANDSHRPLGPVVCISPWNFPLAIFTGQIAAALAAGNSVLAKPAEQTPLVAAQAVRILLEAGIPQGVLQLLPGQGETVGSTLVNDARVRGVMFTGSTDVAGILQRSIAGRLDPQGRPTPLIAETGGLNAMIVDSSALTEQVVTDVVASAFDSAGQRCSALRILCIQEDVAEHTLQMLRGAMAECRMGNPERLSTDVGPVIDADAKTGIERHIQAMRAKGRKVYQAAKGSAQDEKEWARGTFIKPTLIELDSFDELQKEIFGPVLHVVRFQRNNLDALVDQINAAGYGLTLGIHTRIDETIARVTERAKVGNLYVNRNMVGAVVGVQPFGGEGLSGTGPKAGGPLYLYRLLANRPDDALQRTLHRQDEERPMEATARPQLLGALQSLEKWAVTSQQGELAALAQRYAELGQGGTVRPLPGPTGERNTYALLPRERVLCLADNEADALIQLAAVLAVGSSALWPEAELQRNLFRRLPNDVQARIAFSKDWQQDKVEFDAAIYHGDADQLRTLCEQIAQRGGAIVSVQGFAHGETNILLERLLIERSLSVNTAAAGGNASLMTIG from the coding sequence ATGGGCACTACCACAATGGGCGTGAAACTCGACGAGGCAACACGCGACCGGATCAAGAGCGCCGCGCAGCGCATCGATCGCACGCCGCACTGGCTCATCAAGCAGGCCATCTTTAATTACCTCGAGCGTCTCGAGAGCGGTACCGATATTCCTGAAATTCCAGCGCTGGCCGCTGCGGGCCAGCCTGAAGCGGACGACATTATGCCGCAAGCGCAGGAAGAGTCACACCAGCCATTCCTCGATTTCGCCGAACAAATTCTGCCGCAGTCGGTCACCCGCGCCGCCATCACCGCCGCCTATCGTCGCCCGGAGACCGAAGCGGTGCCGATGTTGCTCGAACAGGCGCGATTACCCGCCGATCTTGCACAGGCCACTCACAAAATGGCCTATGGCATCGCCGAGAAGTTGCGTAACCAAAAAAGTGCAAACGGCCGCGCCGGCATGGTGCAAGGCCTGCTGCAAGAGTTCTCCCTCTCCTCGCAGGAAGGCGTGGCGCTGATGTGCCTGGCGGAAGCGCTGCTGCGCATTCCGGACAAACCGACCCGCGATGCCCTGATCCGCGACAAGATCAGCAACGGCAACTGGCACTCGCACCTCGGGCGCAGCCCGTCGCTGTTCGTCAACGCCGCTACCTGGGGCCTGCTGTTCACCGGCAAACTGGTGTCCACGCATAACGAAGCCAATCTGTCCCGTTCGCTGAACCGCATTATCGGCAAGAGCGGCGAACCGCTGATCCGCAAAGGCGTGGACATGGCGATGCGCCTGATGGGCGAACAGTTCGTGACCGGCGAAACCATCGCCGAAGCGCTGGCCAACGCGCGCAAGCTCGAAGATAAAGGCTTCCGCTACTCTTACGACATGCTGGGCGAAGCCGCCCTGACCGAGGCCGACGCCCAGGCTTACCTGGTTTCCTACCAGCAGGCGATCCACGCCATCGGCAAAGCCTCCAACGGCCGCGGCATCTATGAGGGCCCCGGCATCTCCATCAAGCTGTCCGCCCTGCACCCGCGCTACAGCCGCGCGCAGTACGAACGCGTCATGGAAGAGCTCTACCCGCGCCTGCTGTCGCTGACCCTGCAGGCACGCCAGTACGATATCGGCATCAACATCGACGCCGAAGAGGCCGACCGCCTGGAGATCTCGCTCGATCTGCTGGAGAAGCTGTGCTTCGAACCGCAGCTGGCCGGCTGGAACGGCATCGGCTTCGTGATTCAGGCCTACCAAAAACGCTGTCCGTTCGCCATCGATGCGGTGATCGACATGGCGCAACGCAGCCGCCGTCGCCTGATGATCCGTCTGGTGAAGGGCGCCTACTGGGACAGCGAAATCAAACGCGCCCAGATGGACGGCCTGGAAGGCTACCCGGTCTACACCCGCAAGGTCTATACCGACGTTTCCTACCTGGCCTGCGCCCGCAAGCTGCTGTCGGTGCCGAACCTGATTTATCCGCAGTTCGCCACCCACAACGCCCATACCCTGAGCGCCATCTATCACCTGGCCGGCAACAACTACTACCCTGGCCAGTATGAGTTCCAGTGCCTGCACGGCATGGGTGAACCGCTGTACGAACAGGTGGTGGGTAAAGTGGCCGACGGCAAACTGAACCGCCCTTGCCGCATCTATGCGCCGGTCGGCACCCATGAAACGCTGCTGGCTTACCTGGTGCGCCGCCTGCTGGAAAACGGCGCCAACACCTCGTTCGTCAACCGCATCGCCGACGCCACCCTGCCGCTCGACGAGCTGGTGGCCGATCCGGTCAGCGCCGTGGAAGCGCTGGCGGCCAGCGAAGGCCAGATTGGCCTGCCGCACCCGCGCATTCCGCTGCCGCGCGAGCTGTACGGCGAGAAGCGCACCAACTCCAGCGGCCTGGATCTGTCCAACGAACAGCGTCTGGCTTCGCTCTCCAGCGCCCTGCTCACCAGCGCCAGCCATCCGTGGCGCGCGGAGCCTATCATCGACGCCGAATTGGATCAGGGCGTGGAACAGCCGGTGATCAACCCGGCCGAGCCGGGCGATGTGGTCGGCTACGTGCGCGAAGCCACCGAAGGCGAAGTCAGCCGCGCGCTCGACGCCGCCGCGGCCGCCGGCCCAATCTGGTTCGCTACGCCGCCGACGGAGCGCGCCGCGATCCTCGAACGCGCCGCCGAGCTGATGGAAAGCCAGCTGCAAAGCCTGCTGGGCATTCTGGTGCGCGAAGCCGGTAAAACCTTCAACAACGCCATCGCCGAAGTGCGTGAAGCGGTCGATTTCCTGCACTACTACGCCGGCCAGGTACGCGACGATTTCGCCAACGACAGCCACCGTCCGCTGGGCCCGGTGGTCTGCATCAGCCCCTGGAACTTCCCGCTGGCGATCTTCACCGGCCAAATCGCCGCCGCGCTGGCGGCCGGCAACAGCGTGCTGGCCAAACCGGCCGAGCAAACGCCGCTGGTGGCCGCGCAGGCGGTGCGTATTCTGCTGGAAGCCGGCATTCCGCAAGGCGTGCTGCAGCTGCTGCCAGGCCAGGGTGAAACCGTCGGCTCAACGCTGGTCAACGACGCCCGCGTACGCGGCGTGATGTTTACCGGCTCCACCGACGTCGCCGGTATTCTGCAGCGCAGCATCGCCGGTCGTCTGGATCCGCAGGGCCGCCCGACGCCGCTGATCGCCGAAACCGGCGGCCTGAATGCCATGATCGTCGACTCTTCCGCCCTGACCGAGCAGGTGGTGACCGACGTGGTGGCCTCCGCCTTCGACAGCGCCGGCCAGCGCTGCTCCGCGCTGCGTATCCTGTGCATTCAGGAAGACGTGGCCGAGCACACGCTGCAAATGCTGCGCGGCGCGATGGCCGAATGCCGCATGGGCAATCCGGAGCGCCTGTCCACCGACGTGGGCCCAGTGATCGACGCCGACGCCAAAACCGGCATCGAACGCCACATTCAGGCGATGCGCGCCAAAGGCCGCAAGGTATACCAGGCCGCCAAAGGCAGCGCGCAGGATGAGAAAGAGTGGGCGCGCGGCACCTTCATCAAGCCGACGCTGATCGAACTCGACAGCTTCGACGAACTGCAAAAAGAGATCTTCGGCCCGGTGCTGCACGTGGTGCGCTTCCAGCGCAACAATCTGGACGCGCTGGTCGATCAGATCAACGCCGCCGGTTATGGCCTGACGCTGGGCATTCACACCCGTATCGATGAAACCATCGCCCGGGTGACCGAACGCGCCAAGGTCGGCAACCTGTACGTCAACCGTAACATGGTTGGCGCGGTGGTCGGGGTGCAGCCGTTCGGCGGCGAAGGTCTGTCGGGCACCGGCCCGAAAGCCGGCGGCCCGCTGTACCTGTACCGTCTGCTGGCCAACCGCCCGGACGACGCGCTGCAACGTACGCTGCACCGTCAGGACGAAGAGCGCCCGATGGAAGCCACCGCGCGGCCGCAGCTGCTGGGCGCGCTGCAATCGCTGGAGAAATGGGCGGTCACCAGCCAACAAGGCGAACTGGCGGCACTGGCGCAGCGCTATGCGGAACTGGGTCAGGGCGGCACCGTACGCCCGCTGCCGGGCCCGACCGGCGAGCGCAATACCTATGCCCTGCTGCCGCGTGAACGCGTGCTGTGCCTGGCGGATAACGAAGCCGACGCGCTGATCCAGTTGGCCGCCGTGCTGGCGGTCGGCAGCAGCGCGCTGTGGCCGGAAGCGGAACTGCAGCGCAATCTGTTCCGCCGCCTGCCGAACGATGTGCAGGCGCGCATCGCCTTCAGCAAAGACTGGCAGCAGGACAAGGTCGAGTTCGACGCCGCCATCTACCACGGCGATGCCGACCAGCTGCGCACCCTGTGCGAGCAGATCGCGCAGCGCGGCGGCGCCATCGTCTCGGTGCAAGGCTTCGCCCACGGTGAAACCAACATCCTGTTGGAGCGCCTGCTGATCGAACGTTCGTTGAGCGTCAACACCGCCGCCGCCGGCGGTAACGCCAGCCTGATGACCATCGGTTAA
- the tcyN gene encoding L-cystine ABC transporter ATP-binding protein TcyN — protein sequence MSAIEVKQLTKQFKGQTVLHGIDLAVDAGEVVAIIGPSGSGKTTLLRCINLLEEPDSGTIRVGDILIDGSKPLSKQKNQVRALRQQVGFVFQSFNLFPHRSVLENIIEGPVVVKGEAKASAEQRARALLAKVGLSGKEHAYPRRLSGGQQQRVAIARALAMQPEVILFDEPTSALDPELVGEVLNTMRSLAEEKRTMVIVTHEMSFARDVADRVIFMDHGRIVEQGPAKALFANPQHQRTQQFLDKFRNQ from the coding sequence ATGAGTGCCATTGAAGTTAAGCAATTGACCAAGCAGTTCAAGGGTCAGACGGTGCTGCATGGGATCGATCTGGCGGTGGACGCCGGTGAAGTGGTGGCGATCATCGGCCCTAGCGGCTCAGGGAAAACCACCTTGTTGCGCTGCATCAACCTGCTGGAGGAGCCGGATTCCGGCACCATTCGCGTCGGCGACATCCTGATCGACGGCAGCAAGCCGTTGAGCAAACAGAAAAATCAGGTGCGCGCGCTGCGTCAGCAGGTCGGTTTCGTGTTCCAGAGCTTCAACCTGTTCCCGCATCGTTCGGTGCTGGAAAACATCATCGAAGGGCCGGTGGTCGTCAAGGGCGAGGCGAAAGCCAGCGCGGAACAGCGCGCCCGCGCGTTGCTGGCCAAGGTGGGGCTGAGCGGCAAGGAGCATGCTTATCCGCGGCGGCTGTCCGGCGGGCAACAGCAGCGAGTGGCTATTGCGCGCGCGCTGGCGATGCAGCCGGAGGTGATTTTGTTCGATGAGCCGACGTCGGCGCTCGATCCCGAGCTGGTAGGGGAAGTGCTCAATACCATGCGCTCACTGGCGGAAGAGAAACGCACCATGGTGATCGTCACCCATGAGATGAGTTTCGCCCGCGACGTGGCCGACCGGGTTATCTTTATGGATCACGGCCGCATCGTCGAACAGGGCCCGGCCAAAGCGCTGTTCGCCAACCCGCAGCACCAGCGCACTCAGCAATTCCTCGACAAGTTCCGGAATCAATAA
- a CDS encoding D-cysteine desulfhydrase, whose amino-acid sequence MNLQQQLAQFPRLDLVGTATPLEKLSRLSDYLGREIYLKRDDVTPMAMGGNKLRKLEFLAADALRQGADTLVTAGAIQSNHVRQTAAVAAKLGLHCVALLENPIDTRAENYLTNGNRLLLGLFNVEVVMCEALHDPQQQLAELATRLEAQGFRPYVVPVGGSNALGALGYVQCALEIAEQSQRSNVAFSSVVVASGSAGTHAGLAVGLQQLLPETELIGVTVSRTVIDQLPKVEQIQKALACSLNIDELAPIALWDDYFAPQYGMPNEEGMAAVQLLAQQEGVLLDPVYTGKAMAGLIDGIAQRRFRDEGPILFVHTGGAPALFAYHPQV is encoded by the coding sequence GTGAACCTGCAACAACAACTGGCGCAATTTCCGCGTCTGGATCTGGTTGGCACCGCCACACCGCTCGAAAAACTGTCCCGTCTCTCCGATTACCTCGGCCGTGAAATTTACCTCAAACGTGACGATGTCACCCCTATGGCGATGGGCGGCAACAAGCTGAGAAAGCTGGAGTTTTTGGCCGCAGATGCGCTGCGTCAAGGCGCTGATACGCTGGTCACCGCCGGCGCCATTCAATCCAACCACGTGCGCCAGACGGCGGCGGTGGCGGCGAAACTGGGCCTGCACTGCGTCGCGCTGCTGGAAAATCCCATCGATACCCGTGCGGAAAACTACCTGACCAACGGCAACCGCCTGTTGCTCGGCCTGTTCAACGTCGAGGTGGTGATGTGCGAAGCGCTGCACGATCCGCAGCAGCAGTTGGCGGAACTGGCGACGCGCCTCGAGGCGCAGGGCTTCCGGCCTTACGTGGTGCCGGTGGGCGGCTCCAATGCCCTGGGCGCGTTGGGATATGTGCAGTGCGCATTGGAAATCGCCGAACAGAGCCAACGCAGCAACGTGGCGTTCAGTTCGGTGGTGGTGGCGTCCGGCAGCGCCGGCACCCATGCCGGGCTGGCGGTGGGGCTGCAACAGCTGCTGCCCGAAACCGAGTTGATCGGCGTGACGGTCTCGCGCACCGTGATCGATCAGCTGCCGAAGGTGGAGCAGATCCAGAAAGCCCTGGCCTGTTCGCTGAATATCGACGAACTGGCGCCGATCGCGCTGTGGGACGATTACTTCGCGCCGCAGTACGGCATGCCGAACGAAGAGGGCATGGCGGCGGTGCAGCTGCTGGCGCAGCAAGAAGGCGTGTTGCTGGATCCGGTATACACCGGCAAAGCGATGGCCGGTTTGATCGACGGCATCGCCCAGCGGCGTTTCCGCGACGAAGGGCCTATCCTGTTCGTCCACACCGGCGGTGCGCCGGCGCTGTTCGCCTACCATCCGCAGGTGTAA
- the tcyJ gene encoding cystine ABC transporter substrate-binding protein, producing MMFAKVRRQWLLGVVGVALAAGLATQAYAADNLLQQVKQRGTLIVGLEGTYPPFSFQGEDGKLTGFEVDFANALAEHLGVKAKLNPTKWDGMLASLESKRIDVVINQVTISDERKKKYDFSTPYTVSGIQALVKKGNEGTITKPEDLKGKKVGVGLGTNYEQWLRANVQGVDVRTYDDDPTKYQDLRVGRINAILVDRLAALDLVKKTGDTLAVAGPAFSRQESGVALRKNNPELLAAIDQAIAEMQKDGTLAKISEKWFGADVTK from the coding sequence ATGATGTTTGCGAAAGTTCGTCGTCAATGGCTGTTGGGCGTGGTGGGCGTCGCGTTGGCCGCCGGTTTGGCGACTCAAGCCTACGCCGCCGACAATCTGCTGCAGCAGGTGAAACAGCGCGGCACGCTGATCGTCGGTCTGGAAGGCACCTATCCGCCGTTCAGCTTCCAGGGTGAAGACGGCAAATTGACCGGTTTCGAAGTGGATTTCGCCAACGCGCTGGCGGAACATTTGGGCGTGAAGGCCAAGCTGAACCCGACCAAGTGGGACGGCATGCTGGCTTCGCTGGAATCAAAACGCATCGATGTGGTGATCAACCAGGTGACCATCTCTGATGAGCGCAAGAAGAAATATGATTTCTCCACCCCTTACACCGTTTCCGGTATTCAGGCGCTGGTGAAAAAAGGCAACGAAGGCACCATCACCAAGCCGGAAGACCTGAAGGGCAAGAAGGTCGGCGTTGGCCTGGGTACCAACTATGAGCAATGGCTGCGCGCGAACGTGCAGGGTGTGGACGTGCGTACCTACGACGACGACCCGACCAAGTATCAGGATTTGCGCGTCGGCCGCATCAACGCCATTCTGGTGGATCGCCTGGCGGCGCTGGATCTGGTGAAGAAAACCGGCGATACGCTGGCGGTAGCCGGCCCGGCGTTCTCCCGCCAGGAGTCCGGCGTGGCGCTGCGCAAGAACAACCCGGAGCTGCTGGCCGCGATTGACCAGGCGATCGCCGAGATGCAAAAAGATGGCACGCTGGCGAAGATCTCCGAGAAATGGTTTGGCGCGGACGTAACTAAATAA
- a CDS encoding RNA polymerase sigma factor FliA, whose product MSDLYTAEGVMDKNSLWLRYVPLVRHEALRLQVRLPASVELDDLLQAGGIGLLNAVERYDALQGTAFTTYAVQRIRGAMLDELRSRDWVPRSVRRHAREVAQVMRLLEQRYGRPASETEVAQTLNISLDEYRQILLDTNNSQLFSYDEWREEHGENAEPMLEGHEEANPLHHLLEGSLRQRVIDAIEALPEREKMVLTLYYQEELNLKEIGAVLDVGESRVSQLHSQAIKRLRARLANDT is encoded by the coding sequence GTGAGCGATCTGTATACCGCCGAAGGCGTGATGGACAAAAATTCTCTCTGGCTGCGCTACGTGCCGTTAGTGCGCCACGAGGCGTTGCGCCTGCAGGTCAGGCTGCCCGCCAGCGTGGAGCTTGACGACCTGCTGCAGGCCGGGGGAATCGGGCTACTGAACGCCGTTGAGCGTTATGACGCCCTACAGGGAACCGCCTTTACCACCTATGCGGTGCAGCGCATTCGCGGCGCGATGCTCGACGAGCTGCGCAGCCGTGACTGGGTGCCGCGCAGCGTGCGGCGCCATGCGCGCGAGGTCGCGCAGGTGATGCGGCTGCTGGAACAGCGTTACGGCCGCCCGGCGAGCGAGACGGAAGTGGCGCAGACGCTGAATATCTCGCTGGATGAGTACCGTCAAATTCTGTTGGACACCAATAACAGCCAGCTTTTCTCCTACGACGAATGGCGCGAGGAGCATGGCGAGAACGCGGAACCGATGCTGGAAGGGCATGAAGAGGCCAACCCGCTGCATCACCTGTTGGAAGGCAGCCTGCGCCAGCGAGTGATCGACGCCATCGAGGCGTTGCCGGAGCGCGAAAAAATGGTGCTGACGCTGTATTACCAAGAAGAGTTGAATCTCAAGGAGATCGGCGCCGTGCTGGACGTCGGGGAATCCCGCGTCAGCCAACTGCACAGTCAGGCGATCAAGCGCCTGCGCGCGCGGCTGGCGAACGATACCTGA
- the tcyL gene encoding cystine ABC transporter permease — protein MHESIQLALDSAPFLLKGAILTLQLSLGGMAFGLLLGFLLALMRLSPLWPLAWLSRIYVSLFRGTPLIAQLFMIYYGLPQFGIEFDPFPAALIGLSLNTAAYTSETLRAAISSIDKGQWEAAASIGMTRWQTLRRVILPQAARTALPPLGNSFIGLVKDTSLAATIQVPELFRQAQLITSRTLEVFTMYLAASLIYWVMATLLSALQNRLEAHVNRQDQE, from the coding sequence ATGCACGAAAGTATTCAACTGGCGCTGGATTCAGCGCCATTTTTATTAAAGGGCGCAATACTGACGCTTCAGCTTAGCCTGGGCGGTATGGCGTTCGGCCTGTTGCTTGGTTTTCTGCTGGCGCTGATGCGCCTTTCGCCGCTTTGGCCGCTGGCGTGGCTGTCGCGCATTTACGTGTCGCTGTTCCGCGGCACGCCGTTGATCGCCCAGCTGTTTATGATCTATTACGGTCTGCCGCAGTTCGGCATCGAGTTCGATCCTTTCCCGGCGGCGCTGATTGGCCTGTCGCTCAATACCGCCGCCTACACCTCGGAAACGCTGCGCGCGGCGATTTCGTCGATCGACAAAGGGCAGTGGGAAGCCGCCGCCAGCATCGGCATGACCCGTTGGCAAACCCTGCGCCGGGTGATCCTGCCGCAGGCGGCGCGCACCGCCTTGCCGCCGCTGGGCAACAGCTTCATCGGCCTGGTGAAAGACACCTCGCTGGCCGCCACCATTCAGGTGCCGGAGCTGTTCCGCCAGGCGCAGCTGATCACCTCGCGCACGCTGGAAGTGTTCACCATGTACCTGGCGGCATCGCTGATTTACTGGGTGATGGCGACCCTGCTTTCCGCACTGCAAAACCGCCTGGAAGCCCACGTTAATCGCCAGGATCAGGAGTAG
- the fliZ gene encoding flagella biosynthesis regulatory protein FliZ, with protein MPGILLKKRPLSRYLKDYKHSQTHCSQCGKLLDRMALVFRGKIINKEAIARMDQPIDDAVWQNVQHELTALCRFCSEISCNSHPSYFDIMAFKQYLFEQTEMSHSTIREYVVRLRRLDEMLVARNYPADKFANCASHQRIIDDLPSAAHNNYRIALRKYDQYLAWQRSY; from the coding sequence ATGCCAGGAATACTGTTGAAGAAACGGCCGCTTAGCCGTTACCTGAAAGATTACAAGCACAGCCAGACGCATTGCTCCCAGTGCGGTAAGCTGTTGGACCGCATGGCGCTGGTGTTTCGCGGCAAAATCATCAATAAAGAAGCCATCGCGCGCATGGATCAGCCGATCGACGATGCGGTCTGGCAAAACGTGCAGCATGAGCTGACCGCACTGTGCCGCTTTTGCAGCGAGATTTCCTGCAACAGCCACCCGAGCTATTTCGACATCATGGCGTTCAAGCAATATCTGTTCGAACAGACCGAGATGAGCCACAGCACCATTCGCGAGTACGTGGTGCGGCTGCGCCGGCTGGATGAAATGCTGGTGGCGCGCAATTACCCGGCGGACAAATTCGCCAACTGTGCCAGCCATCAGCGCATCATTGACGATCTGCCTAGCGCGGCGCACAACAACTACCGCATTGCGCTGCGCAAATACGATCAGTATCTCGCCTGGCAGCGCAGCTACTGA